In the genome of Candidatus Saccharibacteria bacterium, one region contains:
- a CDS encoding dihydrofolate reductase: MIRLIAAVDRNLGIAKHGFQPWNIPADEQYFRQQTTGHAVLMGSKTYEVIGRPLPDRRNFVASFDAVAVNGAEVVNDVEAFLSKQQRDIWVIGGASIYEQALPYADELYLTHIEADFGCDKFFPQFQQQFMLFDEQPPMEENGFIYRYIVYTSNRSAGE; this comes from the coding sequence ATGATTAGATTAATTGCGGCAGTAGACAGAAACCTTGGAATCGCCAAACACGGTTTTCAGCCATGGAATATTCCTGCGGACGAACAATACTTTAGGCAACAGACAACAGGCCACGCGGTACTTATGGGCAGTAAAACATACGAAGTAATTGGCAGGCCATTGCCCGATAGACGTAATTTTGTGGCTAGCTTCGATGCGGTTGCTGTAAATGGTGCGGAGGTGGTTAACGACGTTGAAGCATTCTTGAGTAAGCAACAACGCGACATTTGGGTTATAGGCGGAGCATCAATCTACGAACAAGCACTTCCTTATGCCGACGAGCTATATCTTACACACATTGAGGCAGATTTTGGATGTGACAAGTTTTTCCCACAGTTTCAACAACAGTTCATGCTTTTTGATGAACAGCCACCGATGGAAGAAAACGGGTTTATATACAGATATATTGTCTATACGAGCAATCGTTCGGCAGGCGAATAA